One genomic segment of Pandoraea thiooxydans includes these proteins:
- the ilvB gene encoding biosynthetic-type acetolactate synthase large subunit: protein MNSVLELDSLSANCAPSDASRGADVIARTLCEIGVSTVFCYPGGANLEMLDALSRVDIVLIRTEHEQGAVFAAQGYARATGRLGVCLATSGPGATNLVTGIADANSDSIPIMAITGNVATHWLGKNAFQEVDIVAVTRPITKQARQVRQLAEIGPALRDAATLALAGRPGPVLLDFPKDVQQGRTLAVEPVRARDAEPVAMALRPEQAERIARLLAASRRPVIYAGGGIVASGTGALLSQLAEQLQCPVALTMMGLGALPDGHSLLLGPLGMHGAYCANVAVNEADVVLALGVRFDDRVIGDPASFAQGAAIVHIDVDAAEIGKNKPVHVGAQADLRAALPQLLALAKPLETAPWLRYLRSVAEARPLQAVKAGERLSGPQAIAMLAERLPAEAVVATGVGQHQMWAMQYLRARQARTFLSSAGFGTMGFGLPAALGAKAALPQVPVIDIDGDGSLNMTINELSTCRRYRLGVKIFVVNNQWLGMVRQWQDMIYQGNRVLSALGDDERGARSLGSAPYPDFLAIAAGYGVAAERVERAEDLPAALERMLADPNQPYLLDVMVEREDNVFPMIPAGKSYRDVIFAPV, encoded by the coding sequence ATGAATTCCGTACTCGAACTGGACTCGCTGTCCGCGAATTGCGCTCCCTCCGACGCGTCGCGAGGCGCCGATGTGATTGCACGCACGCTGTGCGAGATCGGAGTTTCCACGGTGTTTTGCTACCCCGGCGGTGCGAATCTGGAGATGCTGGACGCGCTATCGCGTGTCGATATTGTGCTGATCCGCACCGAGCATGAACAGGGCGCGGTATTCGCCGCGCAAGGCTACGCCCGTGCCACCGGGCGGCTCGGGGTGTGTCTGGCGACGTCTGGCCCCGGCGCAACGAATCTGGTGACCGGCATTGCCGACGCCAATAGCGATTCGATTCCGATAATGGCCATTACCGGCAATGTGGCAACGCATTGGCTCGGCAAAAATGCATTTCAAGAGGTCGACATCGTTGCCGTGACCCGGCCGATTACCAAGCAAGCCCGACAAGTGCGGCAGTTGGCGGAGATTGGTCCGGCCTTGCGCGACGCCGCGACCTTGGCGTTGGCCGGCCGGCCAGGCCCGGTCTTGCTGGATTTTCCCAAGGATGTTCAGCAGGGCCGCACACTCGCCGTCGAGCCGGTGCGAGCCCGAGACGCCGAGCCTGTGGCCATGGCGCTGAGGCCCGAGCAGGCTGAGCGGATCGCCCGACTGCTGGCTGCGAGCCGCCGGCCGGTTATCTATGCCGGCGGCGGCATTGTGGCGTCAGGCACCGGCGCGCTGCTCTCGCAGCTTGCGGAGCAGTTGCAATGCCCGGTGGCGCTCACCATGATGGGGCTGGGGGCCCTGCCGGACGGGCACTCGCTGTTACTCGGGCCGCTCGGTATGCATGGCGCGTACTGCGCCAATGTGGCCGTCAATGAGGCCGATGTCGTGCTGGCGCTGGGCGTGCGTTTCGACGACCGTGTTATCGGCGATCCGGCGTCTTTCGCGCAGGGCGCAGCGATCGTTCACATCGACGTCGACGCTGCGGAAATCGGCAAGAACAAGCCCGTGCACGTCGGCGCGCAAGCCGATTTGCGCGCCGCGCTGCCTCAGTTGCTGGCGTTGGCGAAGCCGCTCGAGACGGCACCGTGGCTGCGCTATCTGCGCTCGGTTGCGGAGGCTCGCCCACTCCAGGCCGTGAAAGCAGGGGAGCGGCTTAGCGGCCCTCAGGCGATTGCCATGCTGGCCGAGCGCCTGCCGGCCGAGGCGGTCGTCGCCACCGGCGTGGGTCAGCATCAGATGTGGGCCATGCAGTATCTCAGGGCGCGCCAGGCACGGACTTTTCTGTCGAGCGCCGGGTTCGGCACGATGGGCTTCGGCCTGCCCGCCGCGCTGGGCGCAAAAGCTGCGCTGCCGCAAGTGCCCGTGATCGATATCGACGGCGACGGCAGTCTGAACATGACGATCAATGAACTCAGTACGTGCCGCCGCTACCGTTTGGGCGTCAAGATCTTCGTCGTGAATAACCAGTGGTTGGGCATGGTGCGGCAGTGGCAGGACATGATCTATCAGGGCAACCGGGTGCTCAGTGCACTGGGTGACGACGAGCGGGGCGCCAGATCGCTGGGCAGTGCGCCGTATCCCGATTTTCTGGCGATCGCTGCAGGCTATGGGGTAGCGGCCGAGCGCGTCGAGCGTGCCGAAGATTTGCCGGCAGCGCTTGAGCGCATGTTGGCAGACCCGAATCAGCCGTACCTGCTCGACGTGATGGTTGAGCGGGAAGATAACGTGTTTCCGATGATTCCGGCCGGCAAAAGTTATCGAGACGTGATTTTCGCGCCAGTGTGA
- a CDS encoding type II secretion system protein: MVHVGVLVALAIVGVWLYQVAGAKTVGVQREKEAQLLFAGDQIARAIGRYYAGEPVPGCYPSDLQALLDDHRLGGVTQRHLRHVYADPMTGKTAWGELRDELGNLRGVCSTSDASPHRQADFPAAYRAFAGKRHYRE, encoded by the coding sequence ATGGTACACGTGGGGGTGCTCGTAGCACTCGCTATCGTCGGCGTCTGGCTCTACCAGGTGGCCGGCGCGAAGACGGTTGGCGTGCAACGCGAGAAAGAGGCGCAATTGCTGTTTGCCGGCGATCAGATCGCCCGTGCCATTGGACGCTATTATGCGGGCGAGCCAGTGCCGGGCTGCTATCCATCGGACCTGCAGGCGCTGCTCGACGATCACCGCCTGGGCGGTGTCACGCAACGGCATTTGCGCCATGTCTATGCCGATCCGATGACCGGTAAAACGGCCTGGGGCGAACTGCGCGACGAGTTGGGGAATCTGCGCGGGGTCTGCAGCACGAGCGATGCCTCGCCGCACCGGCAAGCCGACTTTCCCGCCGCGTACCGAGCCTTTGCGGGCAAGCGACATTATCGGGAATGA
- a CDS encoding SDR family NAD(P)-dependent oxidoreductase: MSRVAIVTGGSAGIGKAICHHLLDAGYQVVSLARRGTDFSHPKLLSIEVDLSDAAATREAAEHVTQRFDVSTLVHNAGVIRPALLPEVSQDDLAALNRLHLGAAVTLAQAALPAMKAQGFGRIVLISSRAALGLATRTAYSATKAGMLGMARTWALELGPYGITSNVVAPGPIQTDMFHEVIPEGSPKVAQIAAGIPVKRLGQADDVARAVMFFAAPENSFVTGQVLYVCGGTSVGSLAL; this comes from the coding sequence ATGAGCCGCGTTGCCATCGTCACCGGCGGCAGCGCCGGCATCGGCAAAGCGATCTGCCACCACTTGCTCGACGCCGGCTACCAAGTGGTTTCGCTGGCGCGCCGCGGCACCGACTTTTCTCATCCGAAGCTGCTTTCGATCGAGGTCGACCTGAGCGACGCGGCCGCCACACGCGAGGCGGCCGAGCACGTCACGCAACGCTTCGACGTCTCGACGCTCGTGCACAACGCCGGCGTGATCCGCCCGGCCTTGCTGCCGGAGGTGTCGCAAGACGATCTTGCCGCCCTCAATCGCTTGCATCTGGGCGCGGCCGTCACGCTCGCGCAAGCGGCACTGCCGGCCATGAAAGCGCAGGGATTCGGGCGCATCGTGCTGATTTCGTCGCGCGCCGCGCTCGGGCTGGCCACGCGCACCGCCTATTCCGCCACCAAGGCAGGCATGCTGGGCATGGCGCGCACCTGGGCCCTCGAATTGGGACCCTACGGCATCACGTCGAACGTGGTGGCTCCGGGGCCGATCCAGACCGACATGTTTCACGAAGTGATCCCGGAGGGCAGCCCGAAAGTCGCGCAAATCGCGGCCGGCATCCCTGTCAAGCGCCTCGGGCAAGCCGACGACGTGGCCCGTGCGGTGATGTTCTTCGCCGCGCCGGAAAACAGCTTCGTTACCGGACAGGTGCTTTACGTGTGCGGCGGCACGAGCGTCGGCAGCCTGGCGCTCTGA
- a CDS encoding aromatic-ring-hydroxylating dioxygenase subunit beta: MNITASMRDALVDFVYDEARLLDEKHFDAWYELFTDDGLYWIPLSAEQQDGLNHVSLMYEDRLLLKLRIERLKQPRAFSQQPPSRSLHVLQRPHLDGAEPGCYRLRTPMIYTETRGDEQLMFAATVLHEIVEREGKLMMRCKRVNLLNADAALPSIQLFM; the protein is encoded by the coding sequence ATGAATATCACCGCTTCCATGCGCGACGCATTGGTCGATTTCGTCTACGACGAAGCGCGCCTGCTCGACGAAAAGCATTTCGATGCCTGGTACGAGCTGTTCACCGACGACGGGCTGTACTGGATTCCGCTGTCCGCCGAGCAGCAGGACGGCTTGAATCACGTGTCGCTGATGTACGAGGATCGGCTGTTGCTGAAACTGCGCATCGAACGGCTCAAGCAGCCGCGCGCATTTTCGCAACAGCCGCCCAGCCGCAGCCTGCATGTGCTGCAGCGCCCCCACCTCGACGGCGCCGAACCCGGTTGCTATCGACTGCGCACGCCGATGATCTACACCGAGACGCGCGGTGACGAACAGTTGATGTTCGCCGCGACGGTGCTGCACGAAATCGTCGAGCGCGAGGGCAAGCTGATGATGCGCTGCAAGCGCGTCAACCTGCTCAACGCGGACGCCGCCCTGCCCTCCATCCAGCTTTTCATGTGA
- a CDS encoding aromatic ring-hydroxylating dioxygenase subunit alpha: protein MPHYRDDDRALAALVEPDQVHRDVYIDQEIFDLEMERLWARTWIYLGHTSQIPSAGDYLSVDIARRPLLMVRQPDGGVRVLMNRCAHKGAKLVSSPSGNTGKFFRCPYHAWTYKTDGKPLAIPLKAGYEGTRLSACPSGKGLTALEHVEVYRGFVFARLSDDGPAFSEYFGESLSSIDNMADRSPEGELEIAGGCLRYMHNCNWKMFVENLNDTMHPMVAHESSAGTAKQLWDGQPPDAPKPMAIEQFVPFVSDYQFFDGMGLRVFDNGHSYTGVNFSIHSNYAAMPGYEDQLTRAWGEAKAREVLGTARHNTVYYPSLTIKGAIQAIRVVRPLGPEQTLIESWTFRLKGAPEQLLQRTVNYSRLINSPMSVVGHDDLHAYRAIQEGLHADGNEWVSLHRDFRADETREMPCTVNGTSELSMRNQFRAWARYMAPGAVSGEKSA from the coding sequence ATGCCGCATTACCGAGACGACGATCGCGCGCTTGCCGCACTGGTGGAGCCCGATCAAGTGCATCGCGACGTCTATATCGATCAGGAGATTTTCGATCTTGAAATGGAGCGCCTGTGGGCGCGCACCTGGATTTACCTCGGCCACACGAGTCAGATCCCGAGTGCCGGCGACTATCTGAGCGTGGACATCGCGCGCCGGCCGCTGTTGATGGTACGTCAGCCCGACGGCGGTGTTCGGGTGCTGATGAACCGGTGCGCGCACAAGGGCGCCAAACTGGTGTCGAGCCCCAGCGGCAATACCGGCAAGTTCTTTCGGTGCCCTTATCATGCCTGGACCTACAAGACCGACGGCAAACCGCTGGCGATTCCCCTCAAGGCGGGCTACGAGGGCACGCGCCTGTCGGCCTGCCCGTCGGGCAAGGGGCTCACGGCGCTCGAGCACGTCGAGGTCTACCGAGGGTTCGTGTTCGCCCGGCTGTCCGACGACGGTCCGGCGTTCAGCGAATATTTCGGCGAGTCGCTTTCCTCGATCGACAACATGGCCGATCGTTCGCCCGAGGGTGAACTTGAAATCGCGGGCGGTTGCCTGCGTTATATGCACAACTGCAACTGGAAGATGTTCGTCGAAAATCTCAACGACACGATGCATCCGATGGTCGCGCACGAGTCGTCGGCCGGCACCGCCAAACAGCTGTGGGACGGCCAGCCGCCGGATGCGCCCAAGCCGATGGCCATCGAGCAATTCGTGCCGTTCGTGTCCGACTACCAGTTCTTCGACGGCATGGGTCTGCGCGTGTTCGACAACGGGCACAGCTACACCGGCGTGAACTTCTCGATTCATTCCAACTACGCGGCAATGCCGGGCTATGAAGACCAGCTCACGCGGGCCTGGGGCGAGGCCAAGGCGCGCGAAGTGCTCGGCACCGCGCGGCATAACACCGTCTATTACCCGAGCCTGACCATCAAGGGCGCGATCCAGGCGATTCGCGTGGTGCGCCCGCTCGGCCCCGAACAGACGCTGATCGAATCATGGACGTTCCGCCTCAAGGGGGCTCCCGAGCAACTGCTGCAGCGCACCGTCAACTACTCGCGCCTGATCAATTCGCCGATGTCGGTGGTCGGACACGACGATCTGCATGCGTACCGTGCGATCCAGGAAGGCCTGCACGCCGACGGCAACGAGTGGGTCAGCCTGCACCGCGATTTCCGGGCCGACGAGACTCGGGAAATGCCATGCACGGTCAACGGCACCAGCGAACTTTCGATGCGCAACCAGTTCCGCGCCTGGGCCCGCTATATGGCGCCGGGTGCTGTTTCCGGAGAAAAATCCGCATGA
- a CDS encoding PDR/VanB family oxidoreductase: MTTNPENPLELRVDRVRALSPQITAFELRAADGAALPGFTPGAHVQVEVAPGGVPQWRHYSLVNFDTAAHVTQAPGTYLIAVRREDQGRGGSSWLHANVRAGDILRVRPPHNDFALTDCHDAVLIAGGIGITPLASMTAALVADGHNFALHYSGRSIAQLAFTAELRALAAHRLHLYGDDDPAHRLDLARLLATLRPTQPLYVCGPKGMIDAAIGQACALGWAREDVHVELFTAAEPQAGDTGFEVELRQSGVVLSVRPEQTILDAMLDAGLDPLYDCKRGECGVCQTSVLEGAVEHRDYCLSEREKQSGQVMQICVSRARGARLVLDA; this comes from the coding sequence ATGACGACCAATCCTGAGAACCCGCTCGAGTTACGCGTGGACCGGGTCCGCGCGCTGAGTCCGCAGATCACCGCCTTTGAACTTCGCGCGGCCGATGGCGCCGCCCTGCCCGGGTTCACCCCAGGCGCCCATGTACAGGTCGAGGTCGCTCCTGGCGGCGTGCCGCAATGGCGGCATTATTCGCTGGTCAATTTCGACACCGCCGCGCATGTCACGCAGGCGCCCGGGACCTATCTGATCGCCGTGCGGCGCGAGGACCAGGGCCGTGGCGGATCGTCCTGGCTGCACGCCAACGTGCGCGCCGGCGACATCCTGCGCGTGCGCCCGCCGCACAATGACTTTGCCCTGACGGACTGCCACGATGCGGTACTGATCGCCGGCGGCATCGGCATTACGCCACTGGCCTCGATGACCGCGGCGCTAGTGGCCGACGGGCACAATTTCGCGCTGCACTATAGCGGGCGCAGCATCGCGCAGTTGGCCTTCACGGCCGAATTGCGCGCCCTGGCCGCACACCGGCTGCATCTATACGGTGACGACGACCCTGCGCATCGCCTCGATTTGGCGCGCTTGCTCGCTACCCTGCGCCCCACGCAACCGCTTTATGTTTGCGGCCCGAAGGGGATGATCGATGCGGCAATCGGCCAGGCGTGCGCGCTCGGCTGGGCGCGCGAGGACGTTCATGTCGAGCTGTTCACTGCGGCCGAACCCCAGGCCGGCGACACCGGCTTCGAGGTGGAGCTGCGTCAATCCGGTGTGGTCCTGTCGGTGCGGCCCGAACAAACCATTCTCGACGCCATGCTCGATGCCGGGCTCGACCCGCTCTACGACTGCAAGCGCGGCGAATGCGGCGTATGCCAGACAAGCGTGCTCGAGGGTGCGGTCGAGCATCGCGATTACTGCCTGAGCGAGCGCGAGAAACAGTCCGGGCAAGTGATGCAGATCTGCGTCTCGCGAGCACGCGGGGCACGCCTGGTGCTTGACGCGTGA
- a CDS encoding aromatic ring-hydroxylating oxygenase subunit alpha, which yields MNSISYRDRPDAIRALIDVDRVHRDVYLDAELFALENERLFARAWLYVGHISQIPEAGDYLSTTLADQPVILIRQADGTVRVLLNRCAHKGAMVLSCASGNAGKFLRCPYHAWTYKIDGKPLGVPLRNGYEGTRLHECEAGAGLTNVATAVYRGFVFARLAPEGRSFEDYAGAMLPVFDNLADRSPAGELRVSGGCLRSVMQCNWKIYLENVIDAVHPVSTHESAWQPARDAASEWPAHLPRPMALEQLLPFGAGYDFFQQAGARVYPQGHCILGTQASIHSGYDALPGYEDALRQAHGRQRTHEVLSFTPQNAVLFPTLALKSSPQTLRVIRPLAVDRTLVEIWALAPRDAPAELLHRTLTYNRLTFSPMSMVAHDDIHVFETLQKSLAGNGNPWVSLHREHRAEQTEAACPDISGTSEGLMRNQFRAWLDALVSSTDA from the coding sequence ATGAATTCAATCTCGTATCGCGACCGCCCCGACGCCATTCGGGCCCTGATCGACGTCGACCGCGTGCATCGCGACGTCTATCTCGACGCCGAGTTGTTCGCGCTGGAAAACGAACGATTGTTCGCCCGCGCCTGGCTATACGTGGGGCATATCAGCCAGATTCCGGAGGCCGGAGACTATCTGAGCACCACGCTGGCCGATCAGCCAGTCATCCTGATCCGGCAGGCGGACGGCACGGTGCGCGTGCTGCTCAACCGCTGCGCGCACAAGGGGGCGATGGTGCTCTCGTGCGCCTCGGGCAACGCCGGAAAATTTCTGCGCTGCCCTTATCACGCCTGGACTTACAAGATCGACGGCAAGCCCTTGGGCGTGCCGTTGCGCAACGGCTATGAAGGCACGCGGCTGCACGAGTGCGAGGCCGGTGCCGGGCTGACCAACGTCGCCACCGCCGTCTATCGGGGTTTTGTATTTGCGCGCCTGGCGCCCGAGGGCCGCTCTTTCGAAGACTACGCTGGCGCCATGCTGCCCGTTTTCGACAACCTGGCCGATCGCTCGCCGGCCGGTGAATTGCGCGTGAGCGGCGGCTGCCTGCGCAGCGTGATGCAGTGCAACTGGAAGATCTACCTTGAAAACGTCATCGATGCCGTGCACCCGGTCTCGACCCACGAGTCGGCCTGGCAGCCGGCGCGCGACGCCGCCAGCGAGTGGCCGGCACACCTGCCACGTCCCATGGCACTCGAGCAATTGCTGCCATTCGGCGCCGGCTACGATTTTTTCCAGCAGGCTGGCGCGCGCGTCTACCCGCAAGGGCACTGCATTCTCGGCACCCAGGCCAGCATCCATTCAGGGTATGACGCATTGCCCGGCTACGAAGATGCATTGCGCCAGGCACATGGCCGGCAGCGCACGCACGAAGTGTTGAGCTTCACGCCGCAAAACGCCGTGCTGTTCCCGACCCTGGCGCTCAAGAGTTCGCCTCAGACACTGCGTGTGATCCGGCCGCTCGCGGTCGACAGGACGTTGGTGGAAATCTGGGCGCTGGCGCCGCGCGACGCGCCTGCGGAACTGCTGCACCGTACGCTTACCTACAACCGCTTGACGTTTTCGCCGATGTCGATGGTCGCCCACGATGACATCCACGTGTTCGAGACCCTGCAAAAGTCCCTGGCCGGCAACGGCAATCCGTGGGTCAGCCTGCATCGCGAGCATCGGGCGGAGCAAACCGAAGCGGCCTGCCCAGACATCAGCGGCACGAGTGAAGGGCTCATGCGCAATCAGTTCCGCGCCTGGCTCGATGCGTTGGTCTCGAGCACCGACGCCTAG
- a CDS encoding V4R domain-containing protein produces MSAIVQRLVFDVAAGEIRDGQRRYVLIRPDVLMGALHELDGATRQRVLEALAASTERNGGRSVHAYASIDRGTALLDTICDTAAGLGWGRWHMSLGADRLDLTVHNSPFAHGHGKAARAVCAPIAGMLGSVAAMLFEGPVRVEETGCAAHVAGPVCRFVARAQSGASLPTQS; encoded by the coding sequence ATGAGCGCCATCGTGCAACGGCTGGTGTTCGACGTCGCGGCAGGCGAAATTCGCGATGGCCAGCGACGCTACGTCCTGATCCGTCCCGATGTTCTGATGGGCGCGCTGCACGAGCTCGACGGCGCGACCCGGCAACGCGTGCTGGAGGCCCTTGCGGCCTCCACCGAACGCAACGGCGGGCGAAGCGTGCACGCCTATGCAAGCATCGACCGAGGCACAGCCTTGCTCGACACGATATGCGACACGGCCGCCGGTCTGGGCTGGGGGCGTTGGCACATGAGCCTCGGTGCAGACCGGCTGGACCTGACCGTGCACAACAGTCCCTTCGCGCACGGGCACGGCAAGGCCGCGCGTGCGGTGTGCGCTCCTATTGCCGGCATGCTCGGCAGCGTCGCCGCCATGCTTTTCGAAGGTCCTGTACGGGTCGAAGAAACCGGCTGCGCGGCGCATGTCGCCGGCCCTGTTTGCCGCTTCGTCGCGCGCGCGCAAAGCGGCGCCTCACTCCCAACGCAATCATGA
- a CDS encoding MFS transporter has translation MGFETAVASVPTPVPVPGAALRRTVLTSVVGQALEWYDFFLYGTAAALVFGKLFFPLGADPLIGTILAFGGFTVGFIARPIGGVVCGHLGDRIGRKRVLMLTFIAMGCATFAMGLLPTYARIGLWAPALLIALRVVQGLAAGGEWSGSILVISENAPPARRGFLSAWSPAGATLGFVLSSFAFLLTQSLSHEAFMAWGWRLPFLASVLIIVLGIYVRKRIPESAEFVKVADAGERVRTPLLEVIRRHPRQLLMVMGLRFGEGGASYVFFAFSLAYGKFLGLPNTLLLGAVTASMVLLIPAALWFGHLSDRIGRRPVYAFGALGIMAVAFPFFRLIHTGHPWLIVLAFVLANGVVLGALEGAQPAYMSELFPTGVRYSGLGLGREVSSVLGGGLSPVVATALLAHYRHAWPVAVYLLLLGGITALSLCFTPETLPRKQRIVEQVA, from the coding sequence ATGGGTTTTGAAACAGCGGTTGCATCCGTCCCGACCCCCGTCCCCGTGCCCGGCGCCGCATTGCGGCGAACCGTGCTCACCTCGGTGGTAGGCCAGGCGCTCGAGTGGTACGACTTTTTCCTTTACGGCACGGCCGCCGCGCTGGTGTTCGGCAAGCTTTTCTTTCCGCTCGGCGCCGATCCGCTGATCGGCACCATCCTCGCGTTTGGGGGATTCACCGTGGGCTTCATTGCCCGCCCCATCGGCGGCGTCGTGTGCGGGCACCTGGGCGACCGCATCGGCCGCAAGCGTGTGCTGATGCTGACTTTCATTGCGATGGGCTGCGCCACCTTCGCCATGGGCCTGCTGCCCACCTATGCGCGCATCGGGCTCTGGGCGCCGGCCCTGCTGATTGCATTGAGAGTCGTGCAGGGTCTGGCCGCCGGGGGCGAATGGAGCGGCAGCATCCTGGTGATCAGCGAGAACGCCCCGCCCGCGCGGCGCGGCTTTCTCTCCGCCTGGAGTCCGGCCGGTGCCACGCTGGGGTTCGTGCTGTCGTCGTTTGCCTTTCTATTGACCCAGTCGCTGTCGCACGAGGCCTTCATGGCGTGGGGCTGGCGCCTGCCGTTCCTGGCCAGTGTGCTGATCATCGTGCTCGGTATCTACGTGCGCAAGCGGATTCCCGAGAGCGCGGAATTCGTCAAGGTCGCCGACGCGGGCGAGCGCGTGCGCACACCGCTGCTCGAAGTGATCCGGCGGCACCCCAGGCAACTGCTGATGGTGATGGGTTTGCGCTTCGGTGAAGGCGGCGCGTCGTATGTTTTCTTTGCGTTTTCACTGGCCTACGGCAAATTCCTCGGTCTGCCCAACACCTTGCTGCTCGGCGCAGTGACTGCCTCCATGGTGCTGCTGATACCTGCCGCGCTGTGGTTCGGCCATCTGTCGGACCGCATCGGCCGGCGCCCGGTTTATGCGTTCGGCGCGCTTGGCATCATGGCCGTGGCCTTTCCATTTTTCCGGCTGATTCACACTGGCCATCCGTGGCTGATCGTGCTGGCGTTCGTGCTGGCCAACGGCGTCGTGCTTGGCGCGCTCGAGGGCGCACAGCCGGCCTATATGAGCGAACTGTTCCCGACCGGCGTGCGTTATTCCGGCCTCGGACTCGGGCGCGAAGTGTCGTCCGTGCTGGGCGGCGGCCTGTCTCCGGTGGTGGCTACCGCGCTACTCGCCCATTATCGTCACGCCTGGCCGGTGGCCGTTTATCTGCTGCTGCTCGGCGGCATCACGGCGTTGTCGCTATGTTTCACGCCCGAGACCCTGCCCCGCAAACAGCGCATCGTGGAGCAGGTTGCATGA
- a CDS encoding LysR family transcriptional regulator — MNEKNLNSVDLNLLRVFLAIWESGSLTVAGEHLGLTQPAMSHALARLRRLLDDPLFVRTPAGMEPTATAERLFEPIDTALALIRTTLHAQEHFDPGTAERTFRLAMSDMSEFFFLPPLLARLEREAPGVKLEVVQVPVDKLADALRSREIDLAIGYLPGLERDCSTQHLFSDSHVCLVRARHPQAGRKLTLAALLTMKHVFVPSNATGHRMVEQWLTESGVHRHIVLRLPHFTVAPEIVRGTDLAVLLPRSIAERFNRGRAYRLLEIPVALPSIDVNVYWHARFDADQAVRWLRDMLLGMFGK; from the coding sequence ATGAACGAAAAGAATCTGAATTCAGTCGATTTGAATCTGCTTCGCGTGTTCCTCGCGATCTGGGAGTCGGGCAGCCTCACCGTCGCCGGCGAGCATTTGGGCCTGACCCAGCCGGCCATGAGCCATGCGCTGGCGCGTTTGCGCCGCTTGCTCGACGATCCGCTGTTCGTGCGCACGCCCGCCGGCATGGAGCCGACAGCCACCGCCGAGCGGCTGTTCGAGCCGATCGACACGGCGCTGGCCTTGATTCGCACGACGCTGCATGCCCAGGAACATTTCGATCCGGGCACGGCTGAGCGCACTTTCCGCCTGGCGATGTCCGATATGTCGGAGTTCTTCTTTTTGCCGCCGTTGCTGGCACGGCTGGAGCGGGAAGCGCCGGGCGTGAAGCTGGAGGTCGTGCAAGTGCCGGTGGACAAACTGGCCGACGCGCTGCGCTCGCGCGAGATCGATCTGGCGATCGGCTACTTGCCGGGGCTCGAGCGCGATTGCTCAACCCAGCATCTGTTCAGCGACAGCCATGTTTGCCTGGTGCGGGCGCGCCATCCGCAAGCGGGCCGCAAACTGACATTGGCTGCGTTATTGACAATGAAGCACGTATTCGTGCCCTCGAATGCGACCGGCCATCGCATGGTCGAGCAGTGGCTCACGGAAAGCGGCGTGCATCGCCATATCGTGTTGCGCCTGCCGCACTTCACCGTCGCGCCGGAAATCGTCCGCGGCACCGATCTGGCGGTGCTCCTGCCGCGCAGCATTGCCGAGCGCTTCAATCGGGGGCGCGCCTATCGCTTGCTGGAAATCCCGGTGGCGCTGCCCAGCATCGACGTCAACGTGTATTGGCATGCGCGCTTCGATGCCGATCAGGCCGTGCGATGGCTGCGCGATATGTTGCTCGGGATGTTTGGCAAGTGA
- the dps gene encoding DNA starvation/stationary phase protection protein Dps, with protein MALYPTRNTLPEEIRVQSINLLGQSLATAIDVQRHAKQAHWNVHGPNFIALHLLFDEVHGASLEWADLCAERIVALGGTADGRVEQVARTTPLNPYPLQVKDGAEHVFALAAALAAFGEQVRIAIKASADFDDPTTSDLFTEISRGVDEYLWKVEAHHRSN; from the coding sequence ATGGCGCTTTATCCCACCCGCAACACTCTGCCCGAAGAAATTCGCGTGCAATCCATCAATTTGCTGGGCCAATCGCTGGCCACCGCGATCGATGTGCAACGGCATGCCAAACAAGCTCATTGGAACGTGCACGGGCCAAACTTCATCGCCTTGCATCTGCTGTTCGACGAAGTGCATGGCGCGTCGCTCGAGTGGGCCGATCTGTGTGCCGAGCGCATCGTCGCGCTGGGCGGCACGGCCGATGGACGCGTCGAGCAAGTGGCCAGGACGACCCCGCTCAACCCGTATCCGCTGCAAGTCAAGGACGGTGCCGAGCACGTATTTGCGCTGGCCGCCGCGCTGGCCGCCTTTGGTGAACAGGTGCGCATCGCCATCAAGGCATCGGCCGATTTCGACGACCCGACGACTTCCGATTTGTTCACCGAAATCTCGCGCGGCGTAGACGAGTATTTGTGGAAAGTCGAAGCGCATCACCGCTCCAATTGA